In Mastigocladopsis repens PCC 10914, a single window of DNA contains:
- the ccsB gene encoding c-type cytochrome biogenesis protein CcsB, producing MELIVLQNWLDNGTFCVLFITMLLYWVGAVFKGIPYLSTLGTAGMAIANLCIATLLGARWLEAGYFPLSNLYESLFFLAWGITTIHLIAENRSGSHLVGVVTAPVAMGITAFAALTLPQSMQRAEPLVPALKSNWLMMHVSVMMLSYAALIVGSLLAIAFLIVTHGENIQLHGNSFGTGGYRLHKAGQPVSQAQVAAVENTTDTTPSFASGSNGDTAAATAVLTAPIPKPKTQSQNPQPLSPQRLTLAETLDNISYRVIGLGFPLLTIGIIAGAVWANEAWGSYWSWDPKETWALITWLVFAAYLHARITRGWQGRRPAILAATGFVVVWICYLGVNILGKGLHSYGWFF from the coding sequence ATGGAGCTGATAGTACTACAAAACTGGTTGGATAATGGGACTTTTTGCGTCCTATTTATCACTATGCTGCTTTACTGGGTAGGGGCAGTATTTAAGGGCATACCTTATTTATCAACTTTGGGAACAGCAGGGATGGCGATCGCTAACCTGTGTATTGCAACTTTACTAGGGGCGCGATGGCTAGAAGCAGGCTACTTCCCTTTAAGCAATCTTTATGAATCGCTGTTTTTCTTGGCTTGGGGCATCACAACGATCCATCTGATTGCCGAAAACAGGAGTGGTAGCCATCTTGTGGGAGTAGTAACAGCACCTGTGGCAATGGGCATTACTGCATTTGCGGCATTAACTTTGCCCCAATCAATGCAGAGAGCAGAACCCTTAGTGCCAGCCCTCAAATCCAATTGGTTGATGATGCACGTCAGCGTGATGATGCTCAGTTATGCGGCTTTGATAGTGGGTTCGCTGCTGGCGATCGCCTTTTTAATCGTCACTCACGGTGAAAATATACAACTACACGGTAATTCTTTTGGCACTGGTGGCTACCGCTTGCACAAAGCCGGTCAGCCAGTTTCTCAAGCACAAGTAGCTGCTGTGGAAAACACCACCGACACCACACCTAGTTTTGCAAGCGGTAGCAACGGTGATACCGCAGCTGCCACCGCAGTACTCACTGCCCCAATCCCAAAACCCAAAACCCAAAGCCAAAATCCTCAACCCCTGTCGCCACAGCGCCTTACCCTCGCCGAGACTCTCGACAATATCAGCTACCGCGTCATTGGGCTGGGTTTTCCCTTGCTGACGATTGGAATTATTGCTGGTGCAGTATGGGCGAACGAAGCCTGGGGTTCTTACTGGAGCTGGGACCCCAAAGAAACTTGGGCTTTAATCACCTGGCTAGTCTTCGCTGCTTATCTCCATGCCCGCATTACTCGTGGTTGGCAAGGGCGTCGTCCG
- a CDS encoding NADH:flavin oxidoreductase — MENDIIFEPLKFRNLTVKNRIFRSSISGRWDNYDGSGTQARINWEEKFARGGVGAIITSFVPVAIRGRIMPNYATIDCDERIPFWRQVGEKVHEYDCKLILQLSHSGRQQDIAGVENQNLKALSSTNKTEPLHGFRCQAMTVEEIQDTIQLFADGARRVREAGLDGIELHSANGYLFTQFLSSGINDRQDEYGGSLKNRARFLLDVIRAIRTEVGNDFHLQFKISAIDYNNAVTFWENAGNTLADSIQICQWAQEAGADAVHVSTGSLFPHPLNPIGDFPFEIVRKTYDAMLSSGIYAFRNYLLFRYWLLRPIFALLWNRAKNSLPPQPINADEVKDKQMTKLLEAYQGVNLREAGEIKKHVSIPILCTGGFQQASYIRKAISEGFCDGVTIARPLVANNNLVHDFAVGKDLPDKPCTYCNKCLLNVMENPFGCYEVSRFNDDYEEMMKEVMSVFHPT; from the coding sequence ATGGAAAACGATATTATCTTCGAACCCCTGAAATTTCGTAATCTCACCGTAAAAAACCGGATTTTTCGCTCTAGTATCTCCGGACGTTGGGATAACTATGATGGTTCAGGTACGCAAGCACGTATTAACTGGGAAGAAAAATTTGCTCGTGGTGGTGTAGGAGCAATCATTACTTCCTTTGTACCAGTCGCTATTCGGGGGCGAATAATGCCTAATTACGCCACCATTGACTGCGATGAGCGTATTCCTTTTTGGCGCCAAGTTGGCGAAAAAGTTCACGAATATGACTGTAAACTTATCCTGCAACTGAGTCATTCCGGGCGACAGCAGGATATTGCTGGAGTGGAAAACCAGAACCTGAAAGCTTTAAGTTCCACAAACAAGACTGAGCCATTGCACGGATTTCGATGTCAAGCAATGACGGTTGAGGAAATTCAAGACACGATTCAACTTTTTGCTGATGGTGCTAGACGTGTTCGTGAGGCAGGCTTGGATGGTATCGAATTACATAGTGCGAACGGGTATTTATTTACACAATTTCTTAGCTCAGGTATTAATGACCGCCAAGACGAGTATGGTGGCTCTTTAAAGAATCGAGCACGATTTTTGCTAGATGTGATCAGGGCAATCCGCACCGAAGTGGGAAACGATTTTCACTTGCAATTCAAAATCAGTGCGATCGACTATAACAACGCCGTAACTTTTTGGGAGAACGCAGGGAATACCCTCGCAGACTCTATCCAGATTTGCCAGTGGGCACAAGAGGCTGGAGCTGATGCCGTGCATGTGTCAACCGGGAGCTTGTTTCCTCACCCACTCAATCCTATCGGCGATTTTCCATTTGAAATTGTCAGGAAGACCTATGACGCCATGCTGTCTAGTGGCATCTACGCATTCCGTAACTATCTATTGTTTCGATACTGGCTGTTAAGACCAATTTTCGCCTTGTTGTGGAACCGGGCGAAAAATAGTTTGCCACCTCAGCCGATTAACGCAGATGAAGTGAAAGACAAACAAATGACGAAGTTGTTGGAGGCTTACCAAGGAGTCAATTTGCGGGAAGCGGGTGAAATCAAAAAGCACGTCAGCATCCCCATTTTATGCACTGGTGGTTTTCAACAAGCTTCCTACATTCGTAAAGCCATTAGCGAAGGATTTTGTGATGGGGTTACTATTGCCCGTCCTCTGGTTGCTAACAACAACTTGGTTCACGATTTTGCTGTAGGAAAAGACTTGCCAGACAAACCCTGTACTTATTGCAACAAGTGTTTGCTCAATGTCATGGAAAATCCGTTTGGTTGCTACGAAGTGTCACGGTTCAATGACGACTACGAAGAGATGATGAAAGAAGTCATGTCAGTGTTTCATCCAACTTAG
- a CDS encoding c-type cytochrome, which produces MTEQTSQTLLPTLLKAVFKRIWVVIVGVVAVAIFFLWPILSNSPVDYANIEDHFKYGSIGSEPVNGVPYWIWKVLPEVFPDKLPGKGYSSLGFIEEQGKDLPIGFSKRRVFIDRVGLNCAVCHTGTLRETANSEHQVITTMPANVVNLEGYINFVSTVATDERFTANRMLPEIEKISGGLNPIQKLIYRFLAIPQTRDALINQGSRLSFLNNNPEWGPGRVDTFNPYKALQFHFPMDKLREDELIGTADFPSVWNQKPREGLQLHWDGNNTSVDERNKSAALGAGVTPTSIDLPRIQRVADWLWELPPPVYPYEVNKTKAAKGEQLFQNNCASCHAFGGAQTGKVVPIQEIGTDPHRLDSYTYETLSNQNTLYAGYPWRFSHFGKTNGYANAPLDGIWLRAPYLHNGSVPTLRDLLEVPEKRPKEFYGGYDVFDKEKVGFVSDVAEENGKKYFKFDTTLPGNSNSGHLYGTEFSSEDKDALVEYMKKL; this is translated from the coding sequence ATGACCGAACAAACAAGCCAGACCCTACTCCCGACACTGCTGAAAGCAGTTTTCAAGCGTATTTGGGTTGTGATTGTGGGAGTTGTAGCAGTAGCTATCTTTTTCCTTTGGCCTATTTTATCCAACTCCCCAGTTGATTATGCCAACATTGAAGACCACTTTAAGTATGGTTCAATTGGTAGCGAACCGGTAAATGGCGTTCCCTACTGGATCTGGAAAGTTCTGCCAGAAGTCTTTCCGGATAAATTACCTGGTAAAGGTTATTCTTCACTGGGATTTATTGAAGAGCAGGGGAAAGATTTGCCAATTGGTTTTTCCAAGCGCCGAGTATTTATTGACCGCGTTGGTTTGAATTGTGCTGTTTGTCACACAGGCACACTGCGAGAGACAGCAAACAGCGAACATCAAGTTATCACAACAATGCCTGCTAACGTGGTGAACCTAGAGGGATACATCAATTTCGTATCAACAGTAGCTACGGATGAGCGCTTTACTGCTAACCGGATGCTACCAGAAATTGAAAAAATCAGTGGCGGTCTTAACCCGATCCAAAAATTAATTTATCGCTTCTTGGCAATACCCCAAACCAGAGACGCACTTATTAATCAAGGAAGCCGACTTTCGTTCCTCAACAATAATCCTGAATGGGGTCCTGGAAGAGTGGATACTTTTAATCCTTATAAAGCACTTCAGTTCCATTTCCCGATGGATAAATTGCGGGAGGATGAACTGATTGGCACTGCTGATTTTCCCTCAGTCTGGAATCAAAAACCCCGTGAGGGATTGCAGTTGCACTGGGATGGCAATAACACGTCAGTTGATGAACGTAATAAAAGTGCGGCATTAGGTGCTGGCGTCACACCAACAAGCATTGATTTGCCGCGAATTCAGCGAGTCGCAGATTGGCTTTGGGAACTACCACCACCAGTCTATCCTTACGAGGTTAACAAGACTAAAGCCGCGAAGGGAGAGCAGCTTTTTCAAAATAATTGTGCTAGCTGTCACGCTTTTGGTGGAGCACAAACAGGAAAAGTCGTGCCAATACAAGAAATTGGTACAGATCCGCATCGCCTCGACTCATACACGTATGAAACGCTGTCTAACCAAAATACCCTTTATGCAGGTTATCCATGGCGTTTCTCACATTTTGGCAAGACAAATGGCTATGCCAACGCGCCATTAGATGGCATTTGGTTACGCGCACCTTATCTACATAATGGCTCAGTTCCAACTCTACGAGATTTACTCGAAGTTCCAGAGAAAAGACCAAAGGAATTTTATGGGGGTTACGACGTTTTCGACAAGGAAAAAGTAGGCTTTGTATCTGATGTAGCTGAGGAGAACGGCAAGAAATACTTTAAGTTCGACACCACATTGCCTGGAAACAGTAATAGCGGTCACTTGTACGGAACTGAATTTTCCTCAGAAGACAAAGATGCTCTAGTTGAATACATGAAGAAGCTTTGA
- a CDS encoding c-type cytochrome, translating into MNIFKDKLGRIITSVVLIVLLFVGVVGYVGWYNLFREVPTYYESSEEHFKYGSIGTEQAQGVPYWIWLVLPRIFPDKLPGPGGYTSLGMTWEEGKEMPVGFTKKTIGFPRVGITCAVCHTATYRKSEKDKPTIIPAGPTNKFDPQSYTRFLGNAASDPRFTADYILDEIKYNHEFSWLENLLYRYLIIPQTKKALLQQKEDFAWMDSRPNWGPGRIDPFNPVKFNTLKLPKDDTVGNSDMMPLWNQKMHKNFALHWDGLETSLTETVNTGAIGDGATKQSLPVADLQRVENYITELPPPKYPFAVDEKSAEKGSQIFANTCASCHAFGGERTGTVIPTEEVGTDRHRLDMWTQQAAETYNNFAEGYSWDFDNLRKTNGYQSVSLDGLWLRAPYLHNGSVPSLEDLLEKPENRPKVFYRGYDVYDPKKVGFVSDGSEAERVGFKYDTTVTANSNQGHIYGTDLSGDDKKALIEYLKTL; encoded by the coding sequence ATGAACATATTCAAAGATAAATTAGGCAGAATTATCACAAGTGTTGTGCTGATTGTTCTGCTTTTCGTTGGAGTGGTTGGCTATGTTGGATGGTACAACCTTTTCCGAGAAGTTCCCACATATTACGAGTCAAGTGAAGAACACTTTAAATATGGTTCTATCGGCACAGAACAGGCGCAAGGTGTACCTTATTGGATCTGGCTAGTATTGCCGCGCATCTTTCCCGACAAACTGCCAGGACCGGGTGGCTATACTTCCCTAGGAATGACATGGGAGGAGGGTAAAGAAATGCCGGTTGGCTTTACCAAAAAAACAATTGGCTTTCCCCGTGTCGGTATAACTTGTGCTGTTTGCCACACTGCTACCTATAGAAAAAGCGAGAAAGATAAACCCACAATTATCCCTGCAGGTCCTACCAATAAATTTGACCCTCAAAGCTATACTCGCTTTTTAGGTAATGCTGCTAGCGACCCGAGATTTACAGCAGATTATATCCTTGACGAAATCAAATATAACCATGAGTTTTCCTGGTTGGAGAACCTGCTTTATCGCTATCTGATCATTCCTCAAACCAAAAAAGCACTGCTGCAACAAAAAGAAGACTTTGCTTGGATGGATTCTCGTCCCAACTGGGGTCCTGGTCGTATCGATCCATTTAACCCCGTTAAATTCAACACCTTAAAGTTGCCTAAAGATGACACAGTTGGCAACTCCGATATGATGCCATTGTGGAATCAAAAAATGCACAAAAACTTTGCGCTGCATTGGGATGGGTTAGAAACTTCATTGACGGAAACTGTTAACACTGGCGCAATTGGTGACGGTGCGACTAAACAGTCTCTTCCTGTCGCTGATTTGCAGCGGGTAGAGAATTATATTACAGAACTACCACCTCCCAAGTATCCCTTTGCTGTCGATGAGAAATCGGCAGAAAAAGGAAGTCAAATTTTTGCCAACACCTGTGCATCTTGTCACGCTTTTGGTGGCGAAAGGACAGGAACAGTTATTCCCACCGAAGAGGTGGGAACTGACCGTCACCGCTTAGATATGTGGACGCAACAAGCCGCAGAGACTTACAACAACTTTGCTGAAGGCTACTCTTGGGACTTCGACAACCTGCGTAAGACAAATGGCTATCAATCTGTATCCCTTGATGGACTTTGGTTAAGAGCGCCATATTTACATAATGGTTCGGTGCCATCGCTAGAAGACTTGTTAGAAAAACCAGAGAATCGTCCCAAAGTTTTCTACCGGGGATACGATGTCTACGATCCGAAAAAAGTGGGCTTTGTTTCTGATGGCTCGGAAGCTGAACGTGTAGGTTTTAAATACGATACGACCGTTACTGCTAATTCAAATCAGGGACATATTTATGGAACTGATTTGTCTGGTGACGACAAAAAAGCATTGATTGAGTATCTAAAAACCTTATAA
- a CDS encoding lipoxygenase family protein — MKPNLPQHEPNPEARRNWLEQNREDYKFDHNYLAPIPILDKVPHQELFSPKYTAKRLASMANLVPNMLAAKARNFFDPLDELEEYEDLLPILPKPSVIKNYKTDSCFAEQRLSGANPMAMHRIDALPENFPVTNDHFQKAVGAAHDLEAALKEGKLYLLDYPLLFDIKGGTYQNIKKYLPKPQALFYWQSNGNKNSGSLMPIAIQLHNDTDGDSLIYTPDDPHLDWFLAKTCVQMADGNHQELGSHFARTHAVMGPFAVVTARQLGENHPLSLLLRPHFRFMLYDNDLGRTHFLQPGGPVDEFMAGTLQESLGFVGKAYEEWSLDNAVFATEIKNRKMDDPEILPHYPFRDDGMLVWDAVKKFVTEYIQLYYKTPQDLSEDYELQNWARELAAQDGGRVKGMPEKIETIEQLIDIVTVVVFTCAPLHSALNFSQYEYMAFVPNMPYAAYHPVPETKGVDMQTIMKMLPPFKHAADQVMWSDILTSFHYDKLGHYDEEFADPIAQEILVQFQQNLHEVERQIEIKNQSRPIPYNYLKPSEIINSINT; from the coding sequence ATGAAACCCAACTTACCGCAACACGAGCCAAATCCCGAAGCTCGGAGAAATTGGCTAGAACAAAACCGAGAAGATTATAAATTCGACCATAATTATCTGGCTCCCATACCAATACTTGATAAGGTGCCTCATCAAGAACTCTTCTCGCCGAAATATACTGCTAAACGCTTAGCAAGTATGGCGAATCTCGTACCTAATATGCTTGCTGCCAAAGCCAGAAATTTCTTCGATCCGCTGGATGAATTAGAAGAATATGAAGACCTTTTGCCGATATTACCAAAGCCCTCTGTCATAAAAAATTATAAAACAGACTCGTGTTTCGCCGAGCAAAGACTCTCTGGGGCAAACCCGATGGCAATGCACAGGATTGACGCGCTCCCGGAAAATTTCCCTGTCACAAACGACCACTTTCAAAAAGCCGTAGGTGCAGCTCACGATCTGGAGGCGGCACTCAAAGAAGGCAAACTCTATTTATTAGATTATCCTTTGCTATTTGACATTAAAGGCGGTACCTACCAAAACATTAAAAAGTATCTTCCCAAGCCGCAGGCTCTATTTTACTGGCAAAGCAATGGCAATAAAAATAGTGGTTCTCTGATGCCTATTGCCATTCAGCTCCATAATGATACTGACGGAGATAGCCTAATTTACACACCAGATGACCCCCATTTAGATTGGTTTTTGGCAAAAACTTGCGTACAAATGGCTGATGGGAACCATCAGGAATTGGGCAGTCATTTTGCACGAACTCATGCAGTTATGGGTCCGTTTGCAGTCGTCACGGCTCGACAACTCGGAGAAAACCATCCCCTCTCCTTACTCCTGAGACCCCACTTCCGGTTCATGCTCTATGATAACGATTTGGGGCGTACTCACTTTTTACAACCAGGAGGTCCAGTTGATGAATTTATGGCAGGTACGTTGCAGGAGTCTCTTGGTTTCGTTGGCAAAGCCTACGAAGAATGGAGTTTAGACAATGCTGTCTTCGCGACGGAAATAAAAAATCGCAAAATGGATGATCCAGAAATTTTGCCGCACTATCCTTTCCGGGATGACGGGATGTTAGTCTGGGATGCGGTCAAAAAGTTTGTCACTGAATACATCCAACTCTATTACAAAACTCCCCAAGACTTGAGTGAGGATTATGAATTGCAAAATTGGGCGAGAGAATTGGCTGCCCAAGATGGTGGTCGTGTTAAGGGGATGCCAGAGAAAATTGAGACCATAGAGCAACTCATTGACATTGTGACTGTAGTCGTCTTCACCTGCGCTCCTCTCCACTCGGCTTTGAATTTTTCCCAGTACGAATACATGGCTTTTGTACCCAATATGCCGTATGCAGCCTACCACCCTGTTCCAGAAACAAAGGGTGTGGATATGCAAACGATCATGAAGATGCTTCCACCCTTTAAGCACGCTGCCGATCAGGTGATGTGGTCGGATATTTTGACATCCTTCCATTACGACAAATTGGGTCACTATGATGAAGAATTTGCCGACCCAATTGCTCAGGAAATTCTTGTGCAGTTTCAACAAAATTTACATGAAGTGGAACGACAAATAGAAATTAAAAACCAATCTCGTCCAATACCTTATAACTACCTCAAGCCTTCTGAAATTATTAATAGCATCAATACTTGA
- a CDS encoding putative quinol monooxygenase codes for MSNQQVTVTARMKVKQGLEDRFKQELQTVIETTRSEKGCMNYDLHQSVDDPSLFMLHENWVSKEILEQHLEMPYIKALSEKAAEFLVAPPEVLLWQQVVHNS; via the coding sequence ATGTCAAATCAGCAAGTGACCGTTACTGCTCGCATGAAGGTTAAGCAGGGTCTGGAGGACAGATTCAAGCAGGAACTTCAAACCGTAATCGAGACCACTCGTTCTGAGAAAGGGTGTATGAATTATGACTTGCATCAATCCGTTGATGATCCATCCCTATTTATGCTGCACGAAAACTGGGTGAGCAAGGAAATTTTGGAGCAGCACCTAGAAATGCCGTATATCAAAGCCTTATCAGAAAAGGCAGCAGAATTTTTGGTTGCACCTCCTGAAGTCCTCTTATGGCAACAGGTTGTTCATAACAGCTAG
- a CDS encoding saccharopine dehydrogenase family protein has product MTSQVLLYGATGYAGKLIAASAKSNGLELILAGRNQSSLAAVADKLSLDFRVVGLDNPNAIARCIEDVTGVLNCAGPFSKTAKPLVDACVQTKTHYLDIAGEVPEFEALAARDTEAKNAGVMLMPGVGFGVVPTDCLAVYLKHQLPTANRLMLAYETQGGVSQGTANTVLPNLHVMGVVRKEGQLIPARPAWKSCKIDFGSAVMVAVTNPWRADILTAFRSTDIPNIEVYTVFPTPVRLLMQMNQYLGWLFSSSLFQSTLARLIQTLPPGPSAAERARGKTRAIGVVEDEIGQKVTAKLEGPEAYDFTALAAVAIMKRIIQGEAKAGFQTPASVYGADLVLEIPGVRRF; this is encoded by the coding sequence ATGACATCACAAGTGTTATTGTACGGTGCAACTGGCTACGCTGGAAAACTGATTGCTGCATCAGCTAAAAGTAATGGTCTGGAGTTAATTTTAGCTGGACGAAATCAGAGTTCACTGGCAGCAGTCGCTGATAAATTAAGTCTGGACTTTCGAGTTGTTGGCTTAGACAATCCAAATGCGATCGCTCGCTGTATCGAGGATGTCACAGGTGTGCTAAATTGCGCCGGACCCTTTTCAAAAACCGCAAAGCCACTTGTAGACGCCTGTGTGCAAACCAAAACCCATTATTTAGACATAGCTGGAGAAGTCCCAGAATTTGAGGCTTTAGCTGCACGAGACACTGAGGCGAAAAATGCAGGAGTCATGCTTATGCCTGGCGTAGGGTTTGGAGTTGTCCCAACCGATTGTTTAGCGGTTTACCTCAAACATCAGTTACCGACAGCCAATCGACTCATGTTAGCTTATGAAACACAGGGTGGTGTATCTCAGGGAACAGCAAATACGGTTCTGCCCAACTTACATGTGATGGGTGTAGTGAGAAAAGAAGGTCAGCTCATCCCCGCTCGACCAGCGTGGAAAAGTTGCAAAATTGATTTTGGTTCTGCTGTGATGGTTGCAGTCACCAACCCTTGGCGAGCCGATATTTTGACCGCGTTCCGCAGTACCGACATCCCCAATATTGAAGTATACACCGTGTTTCCAACTCCTGTGCGCCTACTTATGCAAATGAATCAGTATTTGGGATGGTTATTTAGCTCATCATTGTTCCAAAGCACTTTAGCACGTCTAATTCAAACTTTACCGCCCGGACCAAGTGCGGCAGAACGAGCAAGGGGCAAGACAAGAGCCATTGGCGTTGTAGAAGACGAAATCGGTCAAAAAGTGACGGCAAAGCTGGAAGGTCCGGAAGCCTACGATTTTACTGCCTTAGCCGCTGTGGCAATAATGAAACGCATAATCCAAGGCGAGGCTAAGGCAGGATTCCAAACTCCCGCCTCTGTTTATGGGGCGGATTTGGTGCTGGAGATTCCGGGAGTCAGGCGGTTTTAA
- a CDS encoding SDR family NAD(P)-dependent oxidoreductase, with the protein MKTTYQSWHKQTALITGAASGIGYELACIFACDTYNLVLVDKNGQKLSEIADKFQQKFGISVKNIVKDLSIASVPEEIFTELQQASIKVDVLVNNAGFGNYGLFNETDLTAELKMLQVNLVSLTHLTKLFLKDMVNQGDGKILNVASTAAFQPGPLMAVYSATKAYILLFSEAIANELADTGVTVTVLCPGPTESAFHETTGMADSELLREKKMMTAETVAKIGYRGLMANTTVVIPGVKNKILAELVRFAPRKLVTQIARSTHEVKK; encoded by the coding sequence ATGAAAACCACATATCAAAGTTGGCACAAACAAACTGCTCTAATTACAGGGGCAGCTAGTGGAATTGGTTACGAATTAGCATGCATTTTTGCCTGTGATACTTACAATCTTGTCTTAGTAGATAAAAACGGACAAAAGCTCTCTGAAATAGCGGATAAATTCCAGCAAAAGTTTGGTATTTCTGTGAAAAATATTGTCAAGGATTTATCTATTGCATCTGTTCCAGAAGAAATTTTCACAGAATTGCAACAAGCATCCATTAAGGTTGATGTACTGGTAAATAATGCTGGATTTGGTAACTATGGCTTATTTAATGAAACCGACCTGACTGCTGAACTGAAAATGCTACAGGTCAATTTGGTGTCTCTCACCCATTTAACTAAATTATTCCTCAAGGATATGGTCAACCAAGGCGATGGAAAAATATTAAATGTTGCCTCAACAGCTGCATTTCAACCAGGACCTTTGATGGCGGTTTATTCCGCTACTAAAGCCTATATCTTATTATTTTCAGAAGCGATCGCCAATGAGTTAGCGGATACAGGTGTCACTGTGACTGTTCTTTGTCCAGGACCTACAGAATCTGCTTTTCATGAAACAACTGGGATGGCTGACTCGGAACTGCTTAGGGAAAAGAAGATGATGACAGCAGAAACCGTAGCCAAAATTGGTTATCGCGGCTTAATGGCGAACACAACTGTTGTGATTCCGGGTGTGAAAAATAAGATATTGGCTGAATTAGTCAGATTTGCGCCCAGAAAGCTGGTGACACAAATAGCGAGAAGTACGCATGAGGTAAAAAAATAA